The following proteins are encoded in a genomic region of Notolabrus celidotus isolate fNotCel1 chromosome 19, fNotCel1.pri, whole genome shotgun sequence:
- the LOC117830777 gene encoding rhotekin-like isoform X3, translating to MFGKSRPADLRIPLMWKDSEYFKNKGELHRCAVFCLLQCGTEIYDTDMMMVDRTLTDICFDDTIVFSKEAGPSFQLRVELYSCSAVEDFSPGALGPRRVGYLGGSLGCSSGKKIRAALESAAVCGSVLSAGFAGHGSGSPPLGPNMSRVGPKYNLLAHTTLTIEHIKEGFKTHDLSISATEDSPFWLPLYGNMCCRLMAQPLCMIQPVMRGQLKLKLEEDLNCWENVYGVLRGHSLLCYQREEDLESEDEPLLVIPVKKDTLVCLSETDPDQCQSVFICTEHEGEDVTYTLTTHTPADRQRWTEALWRHVFNMSQWKQCCDHLMKIEMPRSRKAITVRQGSLYHEIVTPSSPREGLAVPDLSAEIRTLLFSYYKESY from the exons ATGTTTGGGAAAAGTCGCC ctGCAGACCTGCGAATCCCACTGATGTGGAAAGACTCAGAGTACTTCAAAAACAAAGGAG AGCTCCACCGCTGTGCTGTGTTCTGCCTGCTTCAGTGTGGCACAGAGATATACGACACAGACATGATGATGGTCGACCGGACTTTAACTGACATCTGTTTTGACGACACTATAGTATT cagtAAGGAGGCCGGTCCAAGCTTTCAGCTGCGTGTCGAGCTCTACAGCTGTAGTGCAGTTGAGGACTTCTCCCCGGGGGCTCTAGGACCCAGGAGAGTGGGCTACCTGGGGGGTTCTCTGGGATGCTCCTCGGGGAAGAAGATCCGTGCTGCACTGGAGTCTGCTGCGGTTTGTGGATCAGTATTAAGCGCCGGATTTGCAGGACATGGAAGTGGGTCACCACCTCTAGGCCCCAACATGTCACGAGT GGGGCCAAAGTATAACCTGCTTGCTCACACAACTCTGACAATCGAACACATCAAGGAAGGTTTCAAGACACATGATTTGTCAATATCAGCAACAG AGGATAGCCCCTTCTGGTTGCCTCTGTACGGCAACATGTGTTGCCGCCTCATGGCTCAGCCTCTCTGCATGATTCAGCCGGTCATGAGGGGACAACTCAAGCTCAAG CTTGAAGAGGACCTTAATTGCTGGGAAAATGTCTACGGCGTCCTCAGGGGCCACAGTCTTCTCTGCTATCAGAGAGAAGAGGACCTGGAGTCCGAGGACGAGCCTTTACTTGTAATCCCTGTCAAAAAG GATACCCTTGTGTGTTTATCAGAGACAGATCCAGACCAGTGCCAGAGTGTATTCATCTGTACAGAACATGAAGGGGAGGATGTGACCTACAcactgaccacacacacacctgcagacagGCAGCGCTGGACCGAGGCCCTCTGGAGACACGTCTTCAACATGA GCCAGTGGAAGCAGTGTTGCGATCACCTCATGAAGATTGAGATGCCCAGATCAAGGAAAGCCATTACAGTGAGGCAGGGATCACTATACCATGAAATAG tgACGCCCTCCTCTCCCAGAGAGGGTCTTGCAGTTCCAGATCTATCAGCTGAGATCCGTACTTTGCTCTTTTCCTACTACAAGGAAAG